The Erigeron canadensis isolate Cc75 chromosome 4, C_canadensis_v1, whole genome shotgun sequence genome window below encodes:
- the LOC122595353 gene encoding uncharacterized mitochondrial protein AtMg00810-like yields MEALPGFSHNFKHGEVCRLKKSLYGLKQSPRAWFGRFTFAMKKYGYQQRNDENEMNKLKTALFAEFEMKDLGDLKYFLGIEVSRSKHGIFICQKKYILDLLAETGMIDCKPADTPMVINQKLFVKTKAKAADKDRYQSLVGKLIYLAHTRPDIAYAVGVVSQFMHQLQEDHMGAVLRIIRYLKGTSDHGVLLKANGHLKVQIYTDADWAGDKGNRRSTSGYFSMIGGNLVTWKSKKQKVVSLSSAEVEFRGIARGLAEALWLRKLVTEIGFAPKESIRIMSDNEVAIQIS; encoded by the exons atggAAGCTCTTCCAGGTTTTTCTCATAATTTTAAACATGGGGAAGTGTGTAGGTTGAAAAAGTCCTTATATGGGCTTAAACAGTCACCTAGAGCTTGGTTTGGAAGGTTTACTTTTGCCATGAAGAAATATGGATATCAACAAA gaaatgatgaaaatgaaatgaacaAACTAAAAACAGCTTTGTTTGCAGAATTTGAGATGAAGGATTTGGGAGATCTGAAGTATTTTCTTGGAATAGAAGTTTCAAGATCCAAACATGGAATTTTTATATGTCAGAAGAAGTATATTCTGGATCTTCTAGCTGAAACAGGAATGATTGATTGCAAACCAGCAGATACACCAATGGTCATCAATCAGAAGTTATTTGTGAAGACAAAAGCTAAAGCTGCTGATAAAGATAGATATCAAAGTTTGGTGGGGAAACTTATTTATCTGGCTCATACTCGTCCAGACATAGCATATGCTGTTGGTGTGGTAAGTCAGTTTATGCATCAACTTCAAGAAGACCATATGGGTGCAGTTTTACGAATTATAAGGTATCTTAAGGGGACTTCAGATCATGGAGTGTTATTGAAAGCTAATGGTCATCTCAAGGTTCAGATATATACAGATGCAGATTGGGCAGGAGATAAAGGTAATCGAAGGTCAACTTCTGGTTATTTTTCAATGATTGGTGGTAATTTGGTTacatggaaaagtaaaaaacaaaaagttgtttcCTTATCAAGTGCTGAAGTAGAATTTAGAGGCATAGCTAGAGGGTTAGCTGAAGCATTGTGGTTGAGAAAGCTTGTGACTGAAATAGGTTTTGCTCCTAAAGAAAGCATTCGAATAATGAGTGATAATGAAGTTGCTATCCAGATCTCATAA